From Cellulosimicrobium sp. ES-005, one genomic window encodes:
- a CDS encoding Ig-like domain-containing protein: MVATATVLALALTGAGVGAWAATSGTGDEVLAAADEAPSNVALLGTPEASYTASWNKVEAVNDGAGVSTGGAHDATWATWSGDRPATQWLEYSWPAPVTVDRSVVRFWSDGTDANGDNVRVPASWTLQYWDADAGAFVDVPNPSGYPTERLTTNETTFDAVTTTRLRATFDALRGTTATTYSAVGVSEWEVWGTGGVEEPEPVDPNGPIDYSPVHIPTDVGVLPDLPAEIDAIFTDGRVETVSVDWDDVTADDVAVAGAFEVTGTSDALVEPVSGTVHVRDGAPGDVTAVDNVSVVTLAGTAPALPATVTAEYEDASKDSRIPVTWGAVDPADYAEPDGLFFVAGDVGGTDVPAEAVVFVVAPDTGEDTTPPTVTVTAQPGPATSGWYVQHPTVTVVASDNRDPAPAVEVSVDGGAWAPYDGPFAVDEDGVRTVEARATDAAGNVGTGSRELRVDTVAPVTVATLREVGSSVEITLAATDAGSGVDKVQWEGPGTFWGTYTEPFTRALTDEPQVIEFAATDAAGNEETRQQVVLPALGGEPGLDLAVEVSPRCLAGTAYVAVRVTNGEDVPVSVTLSTPYGEKAFADVAPGKNAYQSFATRATSAPAGTATVTGTATVDGPDGPQEVTATVDAPFAALDCG; the protein is encoded by the coding sequence GTGGTCGCCACCGCGACCGTCCTCGCCCTCGCCCTCACGGGTGCGGGCGTCGGGGCGTGGGCCGCGACCTCGGGCACCGGGGACGAGGTCCTGGCGGCGGCCGACGAGGCGCCGTCGAACGTGGCGCTGCTCGGCACGCCCGAGGCGAGCTACACCGCGTCGTGGAACAAGGTCGAGGCCGTGAACGACGGCGCGGGCGTGAGCACCGGGGGAGCGCACGACGCGACCTGGGCGACGTGGAGCGGCGACCGACCCGCGACGCAGTGGCTCGAGTACTCGTGGCCCGCGCCGGTCACCGTGGACCGTTCCGTCGTCCGGTTCTGGTCCGACGGCACGGACGCGAACGGCGACAACGTGCGGGTCCCGGCGTCGTGGACGCTCCAGTACTGGGACGCGGACGCCGGCGCGTTCGTCGACGTCCCGAACCCGAGCGGCTACCCGACCGAGCGGCTCACGACCAACGAGACGACCTTCGACGCGGTGACGACGACGCGCCTGCGCGCGACGTTCGACGCGCTGCGGGGGACCACGGCGACGACGTACTCGGCCGTCGGGGTGTCCGAGTGGGAGGTCTGGGGCACGGGCGGCGTCGAGGAGCCGGAGCCGGTCGACCCGAACGGGCCGATCGACTACTCGCCCGTCCACATCCCCACGGACGTCGGCGTTCTGCCCGACCTCCCGGCCGAGATCGACGCGATCTTCACCGACGGTCGCGTCGAGACGGTCTCCGTGGACTGGGACGACGTGACGGCCGACGACGTCGCCGTCGCGGGGGCGTTCGAGGTCACCGGGACGTCGGACGCGCTCGTCGAGCCGGTGAGCGGCACGGTGCACGTGCGCGACGGCGCGCCGGGGGACGTCACCGCGGTGGACAACGTGAGCGTCGTGACGCTCGCGGGCACCGCCCCGGCGCTCCCGGCCACCGTCACGGCCGAGTACGAGGACGCGTCCAAGGACAGCCGCATCCCGGTGACCTGGGGCGCCGTGGACCCGGCCGACTACGCCGAGCCCGACGGCCTGTTCTTCGTCGCCGGGGACGTCGGGGGCACGGACGTGCCGGCCGAGGCCGTCGTGTTCGTCGTCGCGCCGGACACCGGCGAGGACACGACGCCGCCGACCGTCACCGTCACGGCGCAGCCCGGCCCGGCGACGTCGGGCTGGTACGTCCAGCACCCGACCGTCACGGTCGTGGCGTCCGACAACCGCGACCCGGCCCCGGCGGTCGAGGTCTCGGTCGACGGCGGCGCGTGGGCTCCCTACGACGGCCCGTTCGCGGTCGACGAGGACGGCGTGCGCACGGTCGAGGCGCGCGCGACCGACGCGGCGGGGAACGTCGGCACGGGTTCGCGCGAGCTCCGCGTGGACACGGTCGCGCCGGTGACGGTCGCGACGCTGCGCGAGGTCGGCAGCAGCGTCGAGATCACGCTCGCGGCCACGGACGCGGGATCGGGCGTCGACAAGGTGCAGTGGGAGGGCCCCGGCACGTTCTGGGGCACGTACACCGAGCCGTTCACGCGCGCGCTCACCGACGAGCCGCAGGTGATCGAGTTCGCCGCGACCGACGCGGCGGGCAACGAGGAGACGCGCCAGCAGGTCGTGCTGCCCGCGCTGGGCGGCGAGCCGGGGCTGGACCTCGCGGTCGAGGTGTCGCCCCGGTGCCTCGCCGGCACGGCGTACGTCGCCGTGCGCGTCACGAACGGCGAGGACGTCCCGGTGTCGGTGACGCTCTCGACGCCGTACGGCGAGAAGGCGTTCGCCGACGTGGCGCCCGGCAAGAACGCCTACCAGTCGTTCGCGACGCGCGCGACGTCGGCCCCGGCCGGCACCGCGACCGTCACCGGGACCGCCACGGTCGACGGCCCCGACGGACCCCAGGAGGTGACCGCCACGGTGGACGCGCCGTTCGCCGCGCTCGACTGCGGCTGA
- a CDS encoding beta-L-arabinofuranosidase domain-containing protein — protein sequence MHVHDSSYSRRAVLRLGALAAGATGAVALAGGGSALAAPPVPALTVPSGPPVSRAFLRSLDRSVTHGWAAEPFPMSDVTLAPSVATRSQDQILHLAREYPVDRVLAVFRRNAGLDTQGASAPGGWEGFGHANEQPWGPDDYPGRANTQTANLLRGHYGGHFLSMVSLAYASTGETVFRDKVDQIVEGLAEVQTALAAMGRFSHPGFLAAYGEWQFSQLEKYAPYGEIWAPYYTCHKIMAGLLEAYRLAGNDQALALASSMAAWVHSRLSVLPQAQLDRMWGIYIAGEYGGMNEVLADIASITGDDTYVATAKLFDLNTLVDASAAGTDTLNGKHANQHIPQFPGYLKVYDLTGEERYLKAVEGFWGMVVPGRTYAHGGHGEGELFGPPNTVAGDIGARNAETCGTYNMLKLSRLLYFHSLDPKYMEYYERGLLNHIVGSKKNTQSTTSPDVTYMYGVNPGTRREYGNTGTCCGGTGLENHVKYRDSVYFRSVDGEVLYVNLYLASTLTWEEKGFEVVQETQYPKVGATRLTVNGSGPLDLRLRVPGWVRKGFTVTVNGVEQELDAVPGTYVSVSRSWSPGDVVEVTMPLSIRAVPTIDNPAIQSIENGPTVLLARSASREYLKLSLYAHMGLDGTLEGAFTDLGNGYFRLGDLTFEPAWSGDDTQYHMYVERSEPRVVFAGLDSGVANAARPNGTTFLDVVWGDGGFADRAAFLQKVQRTVEQFTADGLLSRRDGQKVLVTAGKARLA from the coding sequence ATGCACGTGCACGACTCCAGCTATTCGCGGCGGGCCGTCCTGCGGCTCGGGGCGCTGGCCGCCGGGGCGACCGGCGCCGTCGCGCTCGCGGGCGGCGGCAGCGCCCTCGCCGCGCCGCCGGTCCCGGCACTGACGGTCCCGAGCGGACCGCCCGTCAGCCGGGCCTTCCTGCGGTCCCTCGACCGCTCGGTGACCCACGGCTGGGCCGCCGAGCCGTTCCCGATGTCCGACGTGACGCTCGCCCCGAGCGTCGCGACGCGCTCGCAGGACCAGATCCTGCACCTCGCGCGCGAGTACCCCGTGGACCGCGTCCTCGCGGTGTTCCGGCGCAACGCCGGGCTCGACACCCAGGGCGCGTCCGCGCCCGGCGGCTGGGAGGGCTTCGGCCACGCCAACGAGCAGCCGTGGGGACCCGACGACTACCCGGGCCGGGCGAACACCCAGACCGCGAACCTCCTGCGCGGCCACTACGGCGGGCACTTCCTGTCCATGGTGTCGCTCGCGTACGCGAGCACGGGCGAGACGGTGTTCCGCGACAAGGTGGACCAGATCGTCGAGGGCCTGGCGGAGGTCCAGACGGCGCTCGCGGCCATGGGGCGGTTCAGCCACCCCGGGTTCCTCGCGGCCTACGGCGAGTGGCAGTTCAGCCAGCTCGAGAAGTACGCGCCGTACGGCGAGATCTGGGCGCCGTACTACACGTGCCACAAGATCATGGCCGGTCTGCTCGAGGCCTACCGCCTCGCGGGGAACGACCAGGCGCTGGCGCTCGCGTCGTCCATGGCGGCGTGGGTGCACAGCCGCCTGTCGGTGCTGCCGCAGGCGCAGCTCGACCGGATGTGGGGCATCTACATCGCGGGCGAGTACGGCGGCATGAACGAGGTGCTCGCCGACATCGCGTCGATCACGGGCGACGACACGTACGTCGCCACGGCCAAGCTGTTCGACCTCAACACGCTCGTCGACGCGAGCGCCGCGGGCACGGACACGCTCAACGGCAAGCACGCGAACCAGCACATCCCGCAGTTCCCCGGCTACCTCAAGGTCTACGACCTCACGGGCGAGGAGCGGTACCTCAAGGCGGTCGAGGGCTTCTGGGGCATGGTCGTGCCCGGGCGCACGTACGCGCACGGCGGGCACGGCGAGGGCGAGCTGTTCGGACCGCCGAACACCGTCGCGGGCGACATCGGCGCGCGCAACGCAGAGACCTGCGGCACGTACAACATGCTCAAGCTCTCGCGCCTGCTGTACTTCCACTCGCTCGACCCGAAGTACATGGAGTACTACGAGCGCGGGCTGCTCAACCACATCGTCGGCTCGAAGAAGAACACGCAGTCCACGACGAGCCCCGACGTGACGTACATGTACGGCGTCAACCCGGGCACGCGGCGCGAGTACGGCAACACCGGCACGTGCTGCGGCGGGACCGGGCTCGAGAACCACGTCAAGTACCGCGACTCGGTGTACTTCCGGTCCGTCGACGGCGAGGTGCTGTACGTCAACCTCTACCTCGCCTCGACCCTGACGTGGGAGGAGAAGGGCTTCGAGGTCGTCCAGGAGACGCAGTACCCGAAGGTCGGCGCGACCCGCCTCACGGTGAACGGCTCCGGGCCGCTCGACCTGCGCCTGCGCGTGCCCGGCTGGGTGCGCAAGGGCTTCACGGTGACGGTCAACGGCGTGGAGCAGGAGCTCGACGCCGTGCCGGGGACGTACGTGAGCGTGTCGCGCTCGTGGTCGCCCGGCGACGTCGTCGAGGTGACGATGCCGCTGAGCATCCGCGCCGTGCCGACGATCGACAACCCCGCGATCCAGAGCATCGAGAACGGGCCGACCGTCCTGCTCGCGCGCAGCGCGTCGCGCGAGTACCTCAAGCTGTCGCTCTACGCCCACATGGGCCTCGACGGCACGCTCGAGGGCGCGTTCACCGATCTCGGGAACGGGTACTTCCGCCTCGGGGACCTCACGTTCGAGCCCGCGTGGTCGGGCGACGACACGCAGTACCACATGTACGTCGAGCGCTCCGAGCCCCGCGTGGTCTTCGCAGGGCTCGACAGCGGCGTCGCCAACGCCGCGCGGCCGAACGGGACGACGTTCCTCGACGTCGTGTGGGGCGACGGCGGCTTCGCCGACCGCGCCGCGTTCCTCCAGAAGGTCCAGCGCACGGTCGAGCAGTTCACCGCGGACGGCCTCCTGAGCCGCCGCGACGGTCAGAAGGTCCTGGTCACGGCGGGGAAGGCGAGGCTGGCATGA
- a CDS encoding immunoglobulin-like domain-containing protein: MISAHRGRSALAAGLVGALAVSTLATAVAAPAAADVGGPTDDGLVAWYPLDAASTTGGTTANLAEGSTFGPATLVGGTATPDGTTLDGTDDYVDLPDHLLAGLTDVTVSLDVLVSQDQGTPYFVYGLGNSSGTAGNGYLFTTGNAYRTSIATGNWSTEQTVTKGSNLQRGVWKTLTYTLTGTTATLYEDGVQVKQATNVTTDPGQIGGGQTTANYVGRSLYSGDRYLKGQVRDFRLYDRALTAAEAGELAAETSTAAADADLAALDLGDTSAVTTDLVLPTTGAQGSIVTWTSSDAGVVSATGKVTRPAAGEDDATVTLTALVTRGAVARTATFDVTVLAHLAPAEAVAWDASHVVVPHLDDVRGNLTLPADGANGSALTWESSDPATVSATGEVTRPAHGEPAAVVRLTATATKEGATATHTYDATVRALPAAADYEGYFFPYFEGESTADGESVYFSASNGNDPLDWVELNDGEPVLTSTLGEKGLRDPFIIRSPEGDRFFLLATDLRIYGGNNFGNAQERGSRALMIWESTDLVHWSDQRMVTVSSAYAGNTWAPEAFWDAQRGEYIVYWASALYPTTSTDGRRIADSYQRMMYATTRDFVTFSEPQVWIDEKRGNGLGMIDSSIVEHDGTYYRFTKDEAYMIPRLEKSTDLRSTDWDLVAEKIGYGQPNPWGGTLTAGEGPTVFKSNTEEKWYLFVDQPSYHGGQGYLPLESTDLDSGVWTSVDAHLPSSPRHGTVLPITAAEHAALLAAYGEQPPAPELDLAVEVTPRCLAGKAYVAVRAMNGEDVPVTLTLTTPYGEKTVADVAPGKNAYQSFAARATAVPAGTVTVTGVATLDGKEVTTTREAQVDALDCA, translated from the coding sequence ATGATTTCCGCACACCGAGGACGCTCGGCGCTCGCCGCCGGGCTCGTGGGGGCGCTCGCCGTCTCCACGCTCGCCACGGCGGTCGCCGCACCGGCCGCCGCAGACGTCGGGGGGCCCACCGACGACGGGCTCGTCGCGTGGTACCCGCTCGACGCCGCGAGCACGACCGGCGGCACGACGGCGAACCTCGCCGAGGGGTCGACGTTCGGCCCGGCCACCCTGGTGGGCGGCACGGCGACCCCCGACGGCACGACGCTCGACGGCACGGACGACTACGTCGACCTGCCGGACCACCTGCTCGCCGGGCTCACCGACGTCACGGTGAGCCTGGACGTGCTCGTGAGCCAGGACCAGGGGACGCCGTACTTCGTCTACGGGCTCGGCAACTCGAGCGGGACCGCGGGCAACGGCTACCTGTTCACGACGGGCAACGCCTACCGGACCTCGATCGCCACCGGGAACTGGTCGACCGAGCAGACGGTGACCAAGGGCTCCAACCTCCAGCGCGGCGTCTGGAAGACCCTCACGTACACGCTCACCGGCACGACCGCGACGCTCTACGAGGACGGCGTGCAGGTCAAGCAGGCCACGAACGTCACGACCGACCCCGGCCAGATCGGGGGCGGGCAGACGACCGCGAACTACGTCGGCCGCTCGCTCTACTCCGGCGACCGGTACCTCAAGGGCCAGGTCCGCGACTTCCGCCTCTACGACCGCGCGCTCACGGCGGCCGAGGCGGGCGAGCTCGCGGCGGAGACCTCGACGGCGGCTGCCGACGCCGACCTCGCCGCGCTCGACCTCGGCGACACGAGCGCCGTCACCACCGACCTCGTGCTGCCCACGACGGGCGCGCAGGGCTCGATCGTCACGTGGACGTCGTCGGACGCGGGCGTCGTCAGCGCCACGGGGAAGGTCACCCGGCCCGCCGCCGGCGAGGACGACGCGACGGTGACGCTCACGGCGCTCGTCACGCGCGGCGCGGTCGCCCGCACCGCGACGTTCGACGTCACCGTGCTCGCCCACCTCGCCCCCGCCGAGGCCGTGGCGTGGGACGCGAGCCACGTCGTCGTGCCGCACCTCGACGACGTGCGCGGCAACCTCACGCTGCCCGCCGACGGGGCCAACGGCTCCGCCCTCACGTGGGAGAGCTCCGACCCCGCGACCGTCTCGGCCACGGGCGAGGTGACGCGGCCCGCCCACGGCGAGCCGGCCGCCGTCGTGCGGCTCACCGCGACCGCGACCAAGGAGGGTGCGACCGCGACGCACACCTACGACGCGACGGTCCGCGCGCTGCCCGCCGCGGCCGACTACGAGGGCTACTTCTTCCCGTACTTCGAGGGGGAGAGCACCGCGGACGGCGAGTCGGTCTACTTCAGCGCGAGCAACGGCAACGACCCGCTCGACTGGGTGGAGCTCAACGACGGCGAGCCCGTGCTCACGTCGACGCTCGGCGAGAAGGGCCTGCGCGACCCGTTCATCATCCGCTCGCCCGAGGGCGACCGGTTCTTCCTCCTCGCGACCGACCTGCGGATCTACGGCGGCAACAACTTCGGCAACGCGCAGGAGCGCGGGTCGCGCGCGCTGATGATCTGGGAGTCGACCGACCTCGTGCACTGGTCCGACCAGCGCATGGTCACGGTGTCGAGCGCGTACGCGGGCAACACGTGGGCGCCCGAGGCGTTCTGGGACGCGCAGCGCGGCGAGTACATCGTCTACTGGGCCTCGGCGCTCTACCCGACGACGTCGACCGACGGCCGCCGCATCGCCGACTCCTACCAGCGCATGATGTACGCCACGACGCGCGACTTCGTGACGTTCTCCGAGCCACAGGTGTGGATCGACGAGAAGCGCGGCAACGGCCTCGGGATGATCGACTCGTCGATCGTCGAGCACGACGGCACGTACTACCGGTTCACCAAGGACGAGGCGTACATGATCCCGCGCCTCGAGAAGTCGACGGACCTGCGCTCGACCGACTGGGACCTCGTCGCCGAGAAGATCGGCTACGGCCAGCCCAACCCGTGGGGCGGCACGCTCACCGCGGGCGAGGGGCCGACCGTCTTCAAGTCGAACACCGAGGAGAAGTGGTACCTCTTCGTCGACCAGCCGAGCTACCACGGCGGCCAGGGCTACCTGCCGCTCGAGTCCACCGACCTCGACTCGGGCGTGTGGACGTCCGTCGACGCCCACCTGCCGAGCAGCCCCCGCCACGGCACCGTCCTGCCGATCACGGCCGCCGAGCACGCCGCGCTCCTCGCGGCCTACGGCGAGCAGCCGCCGGCGCCCGAGCTCGACCTCGCGGTCGAGGTGACACCGCGCTGCCTCGCGGGCAAGGCGTACGTCGCGGTCCGCGCGATGAACGGGGAGGACGTCCCCGTCACGCTGACGCTCACGACGCCGTACGGCGAGAAGACGGTCGCCGACGTCGCGCCGGGCAAGAACGCCTACCAGTCGTTCGCCGCCCGCGCGACGGCGGTCCCGGCCGGGACCGTCACGGTGACCGGCGTCGCGACCCTCGACGGGAAGGAGGTGACGACCACGCGCGAGGCGCAGGTCGACGCGCTCGACTGCGCCTGA